In the Danaus plexippus chromosome 4, MEX_DaPlex, whole genome shotgun sequence genome, one interval contains:
- the LOC116768446 gene encoding xanthine dehydrogenase-like codes for MDNIENHLPKERVTTLVFFVNGKKVIETEPDPEWTLLWYLRRKLQLTGTKYGCGEGGCGACTVMLSQYIKREDRVHHIAVNACLTPLCSIHGLAVTTVEGIGNAQDKLHPIQERIAKSHGSQCGFCTPGIVMSMYALLRNKNKIHYDDIEEALQGNLCRCTGYRPIVEGFKTFTEEWKVMSQKTCKMGNDCCRLKQNGQQSEEGDVLFHESKFKPYNPTQEPIFPPELKLVEEYNKQFLFFKGNNCVWIRPQNLQQLLKLKKEFPYSKIVVGNTEIGVEVKCKKMIYPILLSPQLITEMQGIQITDTSITVGATVSLTKLQDFLQNMISKNRKDNMKVFEAIVQMLYWFAGSQVRNVASIVGNIITASPISDLNPILMASVSSLNVCNSEGNMQKVVIDEAFFKSYRKVALGDDAVVISLDIPFTEEWQFFKAYKQSRRRDDDISIVTGVFNVIIDKASKIVKQAKLCYGGMGPTTVLAKKSSDIIIGSIWNKELLDKMFKSLNEEFKLDISVPGGMADYRKSLCLSLFFRFYNYVSNEIYCNSNTIKKENLCAAEELPRMMPRSSQCFEIIKSNKNRVDGLGKPIPHASAEKQATGEAMYCDDIPTVDGELFLSLVLSSESHAKIIAIDFSNALKLSDVVAFLSASDLSSERNKMGPIFQDEEIFSSSIVTSRSCVIGAVVAKTESAAKKAKDLIKVTYEKLDPLIITIEDAIRCQSFFDGYPRKLSKGDTNKAFAEAQHIREGYVRSGPQEHFYLETISAFAIREEEELKIICTSQNPADIAHIAAETLGIPNHKVVAKVKRIGGGFGGKETRAAVLAIPVAIAAYKLKKPVRAVLDRDEDMQVTGYRHPYLIKYKVAFDDRGKILGASYDLYANAGNYMDISCSMMERALFHVDNCYFIPNIQINGYLCKTNTPSNTAFRGFGAPQAMMAAETMIRDIASALNKEYEEIISANLYAEGSLTHFNQRLTYCTLPRCWSECIERSDYWQRKQDIAEYNRNQRWKKRGISIVPTKYGISFQGDLLMQGGVLLLIYKDGSVLLTLGGIEMGQGLFTKMIQVASRSLEVDVSKIHISEMATDKVPNSSPTAASISSDIYGMAVINACNTINDRLKPIKAKNPEGRWEEWISHAYCQRISLSAAGFYSAPKIDYDREKNSGNLYEYFTYGVACSEVIIDCLTGDHRVLRTDIVMDVGESLNPAIDIGQIEGAFIQGYGYYTLEEMLFSPTGEVLTKGPGAYKIPGFSDIPKEFNVALLKGAPNARAVYSSKAIGEPPLFLAASVFFAIKEAVKSARIDAGVNPEFILDIPASCARIRMSCEDVITEQVKPTITSERQPWNVTLS; via the exons AtggataatattgaaaatcattTACCAAAGGAAAGAGTCACTACGCTGGTGTTTTTCGTTAATGGAAAGAAG GTGATCGAGACAGAGCCAGATCCGGAATGGACGTTACTTTGGTATCTTCGTCGGAAGCTACAGCTGACTGGAACGAAGTATGGCTGCGGTGAAGGAGGTTGTGGCGCCTGTACTGTGATGCTGTCACAGTACATAAAACGGGAAGATCGCGTCCA TCATATAGCAGTAAATGCTTGCCTTACTCCACTTTGCTCCATCCATGGATTAGCGGTCACTACAGTGGAAGGTATTGGTAATGCTCAAGATAAATTACATCCAATCCAGGAGAGGATTGCGAAATCACATGGATCGCAGTGCGGATTCTGTACACCTGGAATTGTTATGTCCATGTACGCTTTGCTaaggaataaaaacaaaatacactaTGATGATATCGAGGAAGCGTTACAGGGTAATCTCTGTAGGTGTACTGGTTACAGACCTATAGTCGAaggttttaaaacttttactgAGGAATGGAAAGTTATGTCTCAAAAGACTTGCAAAATGGGTAATGATTGTTGTCGACTCAAACAAAATGGTCAACAAAGTGAAGAGGGTGATGTGCTTTTTCATGAATCTAAATTTAAACCCTATAACCCGACACAAGAACCTATTTTCCCACCAGAATTGAAACTCGTTGAGGAATACAATAAACAGTTTCTGTTCTTCAAAGGAAATAATTGTGTGTGGATACGTCCACAAAATTTGCAGCAACTgcttaagttaaaaaaagaatttccgTATAGTAAAATTGTTGTAGGAAATACTGAAATAGGTGTAGAAGTAAAATGTAAGAAGATGATTTATCCTATTTTATTGTCTCCTCAGTTAATAACCGAGATGCAAGGAATACAGATAACTGATACCAGTATTACAGTAGGCGCAACCGTATcacttacaaaattacaagatTTTCTGCAAAATATGATTTCAAAAAATCGAAAAGACAACATGAAAGTATTTGAAGCGATTGTACAAATGCTTTATTGGTTTGCGGGAAGTCAAGTTCGAAATGTGGCTTCAATTGTAGGTAATATTATAACTGCCAGTCCAATATCTGATCTAAATCCAATATTGATGGCATCTGTATCTTCTTTAAATGTCTGTAATAGTGAAGGAAATATGCAAAAGGTGGTGATAGACGAAGCATTTTTCAAATCGTATAGAAAAGTTGCATTAGGAGATGACGCAGTTGTTATCTCTTTGGACATACCCTTCACAGAGGAATGGCAATTCTTTAAAGCTTACAAACAATCCAGACGAAGGGATGATGATATATCAATAGTAACAGgagtatttaatgttataattgatAAGGCCTCTAAAATAGTTAAACAGGCAAAATTATGTTATGGGGGTATGGGCCCGACAACCGTTTTAGCTAAAAAATCATCTGATATAATAATCGGTTCTATTTGGAATAAAGAATTGcttgataaaatgtttaagtctCTAAATGAAGAATTCAAATTAGATATTTCGGTGCCAGGAGGAATGGCCGACTATCGGAAATCACTTTGTTTAAGTTTATTCTTTAGATTTTACAATTACGTATCGAATGAGATTTATTGCAAtagtaatacaataaaaaaagaaaacttatgTGCTGCGGAAGAACTGCCACGTATGATGCCAAGAAGCTCgcaatgttttgaaataatcaaatcaaaCAAGAATAGAGTGGATGGACTTGGAAAACCTATTCCTCACGCATCAGCCGAAAAGCAAGCTACAGGGGAAGCGATGTATTGCGATGATATTCCTACGGTGGATGGAGAACTTTTTTTATCTCTCGTGTTAAGCTCAGAGTCTCATGCCAAAATTATAGCTATTGATTTTAGTAATGCGTTGAAATTATCAGATGTGGTAGCATTCCTTTCAGCTTCAGATTTGTCAAgcgaaagaaataaaatgggACCTATATTTCAAGATGAGGAAATATTCAGTAGTTCCATCGTGACTAGTCGTTCTTGTGTTATTGGAGCAGTTGTCGCTAAAACAGAGAGTGCGGCTAAAAAAGcgaaagatttaattaaagttacttATGAAAAACTAGACCCTCTCATAATAACAATTGAAGACGCTATACGTTGCCAATCATTTTTCGATGGATATCCACGGAAATTATCAAAGGGAGATACAAACAAAGCATTTGCTGAGGCACAACACATTAGGGAAGGTTATGTTAGAAGCGGACCTCAGGAACACTTTTATTTAGAAACCATTTCTGCGTTCGCCATAAGAGAAGAAGAAGAATTGAAAATCATATGTACATCCCAAAATCCAGCTGACATAGCG CACATAGCTGCAGAAACCCTTGGAATACCAAATCACAAAGTAGTTGCCAAAGTAAAACGAATTGGCGGTGGATTTGGTGGAAAAGAGACGAGAGCTGCAGTTTTAGCGATACCAGTTGCTATAGctgcttataaattaaagaaacctGTTAGAGCGGTATTGGACAGAGACGAAGATATGCAAGTCACTGGTTACAGACATCCATacctcattaaatataaagtagcgTTTGACGATCGTGGTAAAATATTAGGTGCATCTTATGATTTATATGCCAATGCTGGTAACTACATGGATATTTCATGTTCG atgATGGAGAGAGCTTTATTTCACGtagataattgttattttattcctaacatacaaataaatggaTATCTCTGTAAAACAAACACACCGTCAAACACAGCGTTCAGAGGGTTCGGTGCACCGCAGGCGATGATGGCGGCTGAAACTATGATAAGGGATATAGCAAGCGCATTAAACAAAGAATACGAGGAAATAATTTCTGCGAATCTCTATGCGGAAGGATCGTTAACACATTTCAATCAAAGACTTACTTATTGCACTTTGCCTCGATGCTGGAGCGAGTGTATCGAACGTTCAGATTATTGGCAAAGAAAACAGGATATTGCAGAATATAATAG aaatCAAAGATGGAAAAAGAGAGGCATTAGTATAGTGCCAACAAAATATGGTATATCGTTTCAAGGCGATCTTTTGATGCAAGGTGGTGTTCtactattaatttacaagGACGGATCTGTTTTACTAACTCTTGGAGGTATCGAAATGGGTCAAGGTCTTTTTACTAAAATGATTCAAGTCGCCTCCCGGTCTTTAGAAGTTGATGTCTCGAAAATACACATAAGTGAAATGGCCACAGACAAAGTCCCTAACAGTTCACCAACTGCTGCAAGTATTAGTTCCGACATATACGGAATGGCGGTGATAAACGCCTGCAACACTATCAATGACAGATTAAAACCAATCAAAGCTAAAAACCCTGAAGGAAGATGGGAGGAGTGGATCTCTCATGCGTATTGCCAAAGAATAAGCTTGTCAGCTGCAGGCTTCTATTCTGCCCCTAAAATTGATTACGATCGGGAAAAAAATTCAGGGAATCTCTATGAATATTTCACTTATGGAGTTGCTTGTTCGGAGGTTATCATCGATTGCCTCACTGGAGATCACCGGGTCCTGAGAACTGATATAGTGATGGATGTTGGGGAAAGTTTAAATCCAGCGATAGATATTGGACAGATCGAGGGCGCTTTCATACAGGGATACGGTTACTACACATTAGAAGAAATGTTGTTCTCCCCAACCGGAGAAGTATTAACTAAGGGACCAGGTGCTTATAAGATTCCAGGATTCTCTGATATCCCGAAAGAATTTAACGTAGCCTTACTGAAAGGGGCGCCCAATGCACGTGCTGTTTATTCTTCTAAG gCTATAGGGGAGCCTCCTCTGTTCCTCGCAGCATCAGTATTCTTCGCTATAAAGGAAGCTGTAAAATCGGCGCGAATAGACGCTGGGGTCAATCCAGAGTTTATTTTAGACATACCAGCATCTTGTGCTCGAATAAGGATGTCCTGTGAAGACGTTATCACCGAACAG GTGAAGCCTACGATAACATCAGAACGTCAGCCGTGGAATGTAACTCTGTCTTAA
- the LOC116768718 gene encoding cytochrome c oxidase assembly protein COX20, mitochondrial, producing MDTVVKTILEEDQEEEGKGLVIFGRDVSKIPCFRESFLYGVSSGVGVGLAAFLKTSRPLFSQHVGMATFTVTTLLYWSYCRYEWSKQKFDAQLLQESLKDKLKYEGTVVERELEKQGVLKTA from the exons ATGGATACTGTAGTTAAGACTATTTTAGAAGAGGATCAGGAAGAAGAGGGAAAG GGATTAGTGATATTTGGACGAGATGTCTCAAAAATACCGTGCTTTAGAGAGAGCTTTTTATATGGTGTCTCATCAGGCGTTGGTGTCGGCTTAGCAGCATTTTTGAAGACTTCAAGACCTCTTTTCTCCCAACATGTGGGAATGGCAACCTTCACTGTGACCACTTTACTTTATTGGTCCTACTGCAGATATGAGTGGTCGAAGCAAAAATTTGATGCCCAGCTATTGCAAGAATCATTAAAGGACAAATTGAAGTATGAAGGGACCGTTGTTGAAAGGGAACTAGAAAAACAAGGTGTACTCAAAACTGCCTAA